A portion of the Lolium rigidum isolate FL_2022 chromosome 1, APGP_CSIRO_Lrig_0.1, whole genome shotgun sequence genome contains these proteins:
- the LOC124700245 gene encoding cation-transporting ATPase HMA5 codes for MAHLQLSAVRAAGGRGDDMEDVALLGSYDEEMGAPPPPEEEEEEEAQVRVMGMTCSACTSAVEAAVSARRGVRSVAVSLLQNRARVVFLPALLKVEDIIEAIEDAGFDAEILPDSAVSQPKSQKALSAQFRIGGMTCANCVNSVEGILRKLPGIKGAVVALATSLGEVEYDPSAISKDEIVQAIEDAGFDAEFLQSSEQDKILLGLTGVQTESDADVLHDILKKMVGMRQFGVNTALSEVEIVFDPEAVGLRSIVDAIEMGSNGRFKAHVQNPYSRGASNDAHEASKMLHLLRTSLFLSIPVFFIRMICPSIPFISTLLLMHCGPFHMGDLVNWILVSIVQFVVGKRFYVAAYRALRHGSTNMDVLVVLGTTASYAYSVCALIYGAFTGFQPPIYFETSAMIITFVLFGKYLEVLAKGKTSDAIKKLVELVPATALLLLKDKEGKFVEEREIDALLVQPGDVLKVLPGSKVPSDGVVLWGTSHINESMITGESAPMPKEISSVVIGGTINLHGILHVQATKVGSGTVLSQIISLVETAQMSKAPIQKFADYVASIFVPIVITLSILTFSVWFLCGSFGAYPHSWFDGTSNCFVFSLMFSISVVVIACPCALGLATPTAVMVATGIGANHGVLVKGGDALERAQNVNYVIFDKTGTLTQGKAVVTTAKVFSGMDLGDFLTLVASAEASSEHPLAKAILDYAFHFHFFGKLPSSKDGIEQRKAQILSQWLLEAEDFSAVPGKGVQCSINEKKVLIGNRTLMNENGVSIPPEAESFLVDLELNAKTGILVAYDSSFMGLMGIADPLKREAAVVVEGLKKMGIHPVMLTGDNWRTAQAVAKEVGIEDVRAEVMPAGKADVVRSLQKDGSIVAMVGDGINDSPALAAADVGMAIGGGTDIAIEAADYVLVRNNLEDVITAIDLSRKTFNRIRWNYFFAMAYNVVAIPVAAGALFPVTGLQMPPWLAGACMAFSSVSVVCSSLLLRRYRKPRLTTVLQITVE; via the exons ATGGCCCACCTGCAGCTCTCGGCGGTGCgcgccgccggcggccgcggcgacgACATGGAGGACGTGGCGCTGCTGGGCTCGTACGACGAGGAGatgggcgcgccgccgccgccggaggaggaggaggaggaggaggcgcaggtGCGGGTGATGGGCATGACGTGCTCCgcctgcaccagcgccgtcgaggCCGCCGTCTCCGCGCGCCGCGGCGTGCGCAGCGTCGCCGTCTCGCTGCTCCAGAACCGCGcccgcgtcgtcttcctccccgcGCTCCTCAAG GTCGAGGATATAATAGAAGCCATAGAAGATGCTGGCTTTGATGCTGAAATTCTCCCAGATTCTGCAGTATCGCAACCGAAGTCACAGAAGGCGTTGTCTGCTCAGTTTAGGATAGGAGGAATGACATGCGCTAATTGTGTAAACTCGGTTGAGGGTATCTTAAGAAAGCTACCTGGTATAAAAGGAGCAGTCGTTGCCTTGGCAACCTCATTGGGAGAAGTTGAGTATGATCCTTCTGCCATTAGCAAGGACGAAATTGTTCAGGCTATCGAGGATGCTGGTTTCGATGCTGAATTCCTACAGAGCAGCGAGCAAGATAAGATTTTGCTAGGCCTGACCGGCGTGCAGACAGAGAGCGATGCGGATGTACTACATGATATCCTGAAGAAAATGGTTGGTATGCGACAGTTTGGCGTAAATACTGCCCTCTCAGAAGTTGAGATTGTATTTGATCCAGAAGCTGTTGGTCTGAGATCAATTGTGGATGCTATTGAGATGGGAAGCAATGGGAGATTCAAAGCGCATGTGCAGAACCCTTATAGTCGAGGGGCTTCAAATGACGCGCATGAGGCCTCCAAAATGCTTCATCTTCTCCGCACTAGCTTATTCCTAAGT ATACCAGTATTTTTTATACGTATGATCTGCCCGAGTATACCGTTCATCAGTACATTACTTCTCATGCACTGTGGACCATTTCATATGGGCGATTTGGTGAACTGGATATTGGTGAGCATTGTACAGTTTGTTGTTGGCAAGAGATTCTATGTCGCGGCTTACAGAGCCCTAAGACATGGTTCTACAAATATGGATGTGCTAGTTGTTCTTGGCACCACTGCATCATATGCATACTCCGTCTGTGCACTCATATATGGAGCATTCACTGGATTTCAACCCCCCATATATTTTGAGACAAGTGCAATGATAATTACATTTGTGTTATTCGGGAAGTATCTAGAGGTTCTTGCAAAGGGGAAGACATCAGATGCTATTAAAAAGCTTGTAGAACTCGTCCCTGCTACTGCTCTTTTGCTTCTGAAAGACAAAG AAGGAAAATTTGTTGAGGAGAGGGAGATTGATGCTCTGTTAGTCCAACCTGGTGATGTCTTGAAAGTGCTTCCTGGTTCGAAAGTTCCTTCTGATGGTGTTGTTCTTTGGGGAACAAGCCATATCAATGAAAGCATGATAACTGGTGAATCTGCACCTATGCCCAAAGAAATATCGAGTGTAGTAATTGGCGGGACAATCAACTTGCATGGTATCCTTCATGTACAAGCAACTAAAGTAGGATCCGGGACTGTTTTGAGTCAGATAATATCTCTGGTTGAAACTGCTCAAATGTCCAAGGCCCCTATTCAGAAATTTGCTGATTAT GTGGCTAGCATTTTTGTTCCTATCGTCATCACCTTGTCCATCCTAACGTTCTCTGTATG GTTCTTATGTGGATCATTTGGAGCATACCCACATTCATGGTTTGATGGAACTAGCAATTGCTTTGTTTTCTCCCTCATGTTCTCCATATCTGTAGTGGTGATTGCTTGTCCTTGTGCCCTTGGTCTGGCAACACCAACTGCTGTAATGGTTGCAACTGGAATTGGGGCTAACCATGGAGTACTTGTGAAAGGCGGAGATGCACTGGAGAGGGCTCAGAATGTAAATTACGTGATTTTCGATAAAACAGGGACACTAACACAAGGAAAGGCTGTTGTAACAACTGCAAAGGTTTTCTCCGGAATGGACCTAGGAGATTTCCTCACACTAGTAGCATCTGCAGAG GCAAGCAGTGAGCATCCACTTGCAAAAGCTATTTTAGACTATGCATTTCATTTCCATTTCTTTGGCAAGCTCCCTTCATCTAAGGATGGCATTGAGCAAAGAAAAGCACAGATATTGTCCCAATGGTTGCTTGAAGCTGAAGATTTCTCCGCGGTGCCTGGCAAAGGAGTTCAATGTTCAATCAACGAGAAGAAAGTTTTG ATTGGAAACCGTACCTTGATGAATGAAAATGGAGTAAGCATTCCTCCGGAAGCTGAAAGTTTCTTGGTAGACCTGGAACTGAATGCAAAAACAGGCATTCTGGTGGCGTACGACAGTAGTTTTATGGGGTTGATGGGGATAGCTGATCCTCTGAAAAGGGAGGCTGCTGTAGTTGTGGAAGGACTAAAAAAGATGGGTATTCATCCAGTGATGCTCACAGGTGACAACTGGAGAACTGCACAAGCTGTTGCGAAAGAG GTTGGCATTGAGGATGTAAGAGCAGAGGTCATGCCCGCTGGCAAAGCCGATGTTGTTCGCTCGCTCCAAAAGGACGGGAGCATAGTCGCCATGGTTGGGGACGGCATCAACGACTCCCCAGCCCTCGCTGCAGCTGACGTCGGGATGGCCATTGGAGGTGGCACGGACATCGCCATCGAAGCCGCGGACTACGTGCTGGTGAGGAACAACCTGGAGGATGTCATCACGGCCATCGACCTCTCCAGGAAGACGTTTAACCGGATCCGCTGGAACTACTTCTTCGCCATGGCGTACAATGTCGTCGCGATACCAGTGGCTGCCGGGGCGCTGTTCCCGGTTACCGGGCTCCAAATGCCACCGTGGCTGGCCGGTGCCTGCATGGCCTTCTCGTCTGTAAGCGTCGTGTGCTCCTCGCTCTTGTTGAGAAGATACAGAAAACCCAGGCTCACCACCGTGCTGCAGATAACTGTAGAGTGA